The following are encoded in a window of Rosa chinensis cultivar Old Blush chromosome 4, RchiOBHm-V2, whole genome shotgun sequence genomic DNA:
- the LOC112195999 gene encoding F-box protein SKIP22, whose translation MDRHGDGSIVEGERWSCSSSVGLKSGYLKSVEVEIIWNPQSVPFFLKRVLMEDLGAQHLINHKSFLENAVHAVLLDSGFVRIYSDSVPGVHFTSRFYTLPEILQNMGGSSSTGSSCSNTIIERIALRFQSLGHFLNVYGYLIGGDSVYRVSLEAHKVASIIEFVWASRINVNDIVKVGLLEMQETKIFDFWKTIKDGIALPLMIDLCSKAGLPSPPCLMSLPPELKAKILKSLCGVDIAKVECTCRELRQLGNDDELWWNKLSHEFPWSWNEDDNDDMVGGTKTWKTVYGDKWRQQKYPWNPRNERSFSHANWPNSGPVLQLRPLPPHFFTSQYTASNFRQG comes from the coding sequence ATGGATAGGCATGGTGATGGTTCAATTGTTGAAGGAGAAAGGtggtcttgttcttcttctgtgGGTTTAAAATCAGGATACCTAAAAAGCGTTGAAGTCGAAATCATCTGGAACCCGCAGTCGGTGCCTTTTTTCTTGAAGAGGGTTCTGATGGAGGATTTGGGTGCCCAACACCTCATAAATCACAAGTCATTTTTGGAGAATGCAGTACATGCGGTGCTGTTGGACTCGGGTTTTGTCCGAATATACTCCGATTCGGTTCCCGGTGTTCACTTTACGTCCCGTTTTTATACTTTGCCTGAAATACTGCAAAATATGGGAGGTAGTAGCAGCACCGGCAGCAGCTGTAGTAATACGATTATTGAAAGGATAGCGCTGAGGTTTCAGAGCTTAGGGCACTTCCTGAATGTTTATGGGTATTTAATCGGCGGCGATTCTGTATACCGGGTAAGCTTGGAGGCGCACAAGGTTGCATCCATTATTGAATTCGTTTGGGCAAGCAGAATAAACGTGAATGATATTGTCAAAGTTGGATTACTTGAGATGCAAGAAAccaaaatttttgatttttggaagACTATTAAAGATGGAATTGCATTGCCTTTGATGATTGATCTTTGCTCAAAGGCGGGGTTGCCGTCTCCGCCCTGCCTCATGAGTCTTCCTCCGGAGCTCAAGGCCAAGATTTTGAAGTCACTGTGTGGTGTTGATATTGCAAAAGTTGAATGTACTTGCAGGGAGCTGCGACAATTAGGCAATGACGATGAGTTGTGGTGGAACAAGTTATCGCATGAGTTTCCGTGGTCGTGGAATGAGGATGATAATGATGATATGGTAGGGGGAACGAAAACGTGGAAGACGGTTTATGGTGATAAATGGAGGCAGCAAAAATATCCCTGGAATCCAAGGAATGAGAGGTCTTTCTCACACGCCAATTGGCCAAATTCTGGTCCTGTACTTCAACTCCGTCCTCTTCCTCCTCATTTTTTTACCTCTCAATATACTGCTTCAAATTTCCGACAGGGATGA
- the LOC112199080 gene encoding putative F-box protein At1g23770 — protein sequence MGTSIAEGERWCCSAGLKSGTLKSVEIEILWNKHSVPFFLRRVLMEELGAQHFPCSNHQLLLETAVHAVLLDSGFVRFDSDSVSGVSGMSLSYTVPDILQNLGGSIQGIGLRFEKLDKSVRVNGSLTGEDSVYSVSLEVEKVASFIEFLWASKVDVNDIVTVGLLEKQETQVFNFWRTIKDEIALPLMIDLCAKAGLPSPPCLMSLPPELKTKILWSLSGVNIAAVECVCKELQKLGNDGELWKHRLGQQFPGELMKKKKKKNDMQTTEWKMVFRERWRQRRLVREASRREYYKREEKRKKPLPFRSLDSEQEEYWKNSLQTGLRIGLRPRSGIGKLLKSYDEPFYF from the coding sequence ATGGGAACTTCCATTGCTGAAGGAGAAAGGTGGTGTTGTTCTGCGGGTTTGAAATCAGGAACCCTAAAAAGCGTGGAGATTGAAATCTTGTGGAACAAACACTCGGTGCCCTTTTTCTTGAGGAGGGTTCTTATGGAGGAGTTGGGAGCCCAACATTTCCCATGCAGTAATCACCAGTTATTATTGGAGACTGCAGTACATGCAGTGCTCCTAGACTCCGGTTTTGTCCGCTTTGACTCCGATTCGGTTTCAGGTGTCTCCGGTATGTCCCTCTCTTATACTGTGCCTGATATTTTGCAAAATCTAGGAGGCAGTATCCAAGGAATTgggttgagatttgagaagttGGATAAATCTGTAAGGGTTAATGGGTCTTTAACCGGCGAGGATTCTGTGTACTCGGTGAGCTTGGAGGTGGAGAAGGTTGCATCCTTTATCGAATTCCTTTGGGCAAGTAAAGTTGACGTGAATGATATTGTTACAGTAGGACTACTTGAGAAGCAAGAAACacaagtttttaatttttggagGACCATCAAAGATGAAATTGCATTGCCATTAATGATTGATCTTTGCGCAAAGGCGGGGTTACCCTCTCCACCTTGCCTTATGAGTCTTCCTCCAGAGCTCAAGACAAAGATTTTATGGTCACTATCTGGTGTGAATATTGCAGCAGTAGAATGTGTGTGCAAGGAGCTGCAGAAACTTGGGAATGACGGTGAGTTGTGGAAGCACAGGTTAGGGCAGCAGTTTCCTGGCGAgttaatgaagaagaagaagaagaagaatgatatGCAAACAACAGAGTGGAAGATGGTGTTTCGAGAAAGATGGAGGCAACGCAGGCTAGTGAGGGAGGCATCACGCAGAGAATATTATAAGAgggaggagaagaggaagaagcctTTACCATTCCGTTCTCTTGATTCTGAACAAGAGGAGTATTGGAAAAATTCTCTTCAAACAGGACTGAGAATTGGACTACGACCGAGATCTGGTATAGGAAAGCTCCTCAAATCCTATGACGAACCATTTTACTTCTAG
- the LOC112199079 gene encoding uncharacterized protein LOC112199079 → MLFSGAKIYKLDCVDITVLKNSGSCSKNASISFEDSCSSIVDEDDYLTEAFRTEKFRGGSPEFREKLRKYTVEVGFSFVFIRMIGIEFMRFVPIGEPNDVIGIKFKSAYWFDISYKVAWKAKKKAREMIYGSEADSFNKLTWYRDTVFETNSGSSFVLEVDPLSNRFQRLFLAYAGCVKGFEFCLPFLFVDGTFGKSVYKGQILCATGKNGNHGFFPLTMCVCDSEIDANWSFFFQHLKSLLEPQGRLITSTSDHGVGLLNAFDKIFPGNPHLFCYKHLVHNLMTKYNGKGSSVLKDDVKKKFFELAYSCTEKEYRFHLRDLREVGGADIIDSFLADLPLQNWCRAFFPGCRYGIMANNIAESFNAWFAVEREMPVYTMLDQTWIKVMQMMGERRDEAQIWTSQLTPVMEGRLKEDKHFHVDNCQKCYDFPIHPISNVDMASSESASSGFILPPNVKRPPGRPRLKRVKFRGECEKKLIRCSRCGKMGQHNKKTCTEPI, encoded by the exons ATGCTGTTTAGCGGTGCCAAAATTTACAAGTTGGATTGTGTTGATATTACGGTGTTGAAGAACAGTGGAAGTTGTAGCAAAAATGCTTCTATTTCATTTGAAGATAGCTGCTCTAGTAttgtggatgaagatgattacCTTACTGAGGCATTTAGGACTGAA AAATTTCGTGGCGGTTCCCCCGAGTTCCGAGAGAAGCTCAGAAAATATACTGTTGAAGTTGGGTTCAGCTTTGTGTTTATTAGAATGATTGGGATAGAATTCATGCGGTTTGTTCCAATTGGGGAACCGAATGATGTGATTGGAAT CAAGTTCAAGTCAGCTTATTGGTTTGATATATCatacaaggttgcttggaaagcaaagaagaaggctAGGGAAATGATTTATGGTTCTGAGGCTGATTCGTTTAACAAGTTAACATGGTATAGGGATACTGTATTTGAGACTAACTCGGGATCTTCGTTTGTTTTGGAAGTTGATCCATTGAGCAATCGGTTTCAGAGGCTTTTCCTAGCTTATGCAGGCTGTGTTAAAGGCTTTGAATTCTGTCTTCCCTTCTTGTTTGTCGATGGGACTTTTGGGAAGAGTGTCTACAAGGGGCAGATACTTTGTGCAACTGGAAAGAATGGAAATCATG GTTTCTTTCCTCTTACAATGTGTGTCTGTGATTCTGAGATTGATGCTAATTGGTCCTTTTTCTTCCAACACTTGAAGAGCTTGCTGGAACCTCAAGGTAGATTAATTACGTCTACTAGTGATCATGGTGTTGGACTGTTGAATGCTTTCGACAAGATATTTCCTGGTAATCCTCATCTTTTCTGTTACAAGCACTTGGTGCATAATCTTATGACTAAATACAATGGTAAAGGGTCTTCTGTTTTGAAAGATGATGTTAAAAAGAAGTTTTTTGAGTTGGCATATTCGTGCACTGAAAAGGAATATCGTTTTCATTTAAGAGACTTGAGAGAAGTTGGTGGTGCTGATATTATAGATTCATTTCTTGCTGATTTGCCTCTTCAAAATTGGTGCCGCGCATTTTTCCCTGGATGCCGTTATGGAATTATGGCTAATAATATAGCTGAATCTTTTAATGCTTGGTTTGCTGTTGAGCGTGAGATGCCAGTGTACACTATGCTTGATCAGACTTGGATTAAGGTGATGCAGATGATGGGTGAGAGGAGAGACGAGGCTCAAATTTGGACCTCGCAACTTACTCCTGTTATGGAGGGTCGTTTGAAAGAAG aTAAGCATTTTCATGTTGATAATTGCCAGAAGTGCTATGATTTTCCAATTCATCCAATTTCCAACGTTGATATGGCTTCTTCGGAATCTGCTAGCAGTGGCTTCATACTTCCTCCAAATGTAAAGAGGCCTCCTGGGAGGCCTAGGCTCAAGAGGGTCAAGTTTAGAGGAGAGTGTGAAAAGAAGCTCATTCGTTGCAGCCGATGTGGCAAAATGGGACAACATAACAAGAAGACCTGCACTGAACCTATTTGA